The following are encoded in a window of Tessaracoccus flavescens genomic DNA:
- a CDS encoding GAP1-N2 domain-containing protein has product MQQLIYGSADQISGRQVGGWGVLHGTPDLTAETQRRLLALTSVALPSTLPQFPSAEQLAQRTVRFRLDPSEAEYAACRSVEAGTDHTGRPGNVVSHCALIPADDRLRPVDWFFSPGWAMPYGPRQIAETRLPAELPAPSGWAETAAWLRADPARTARIRWIVDVAATVLLDAQRLVLKSPTAEEAARWASVLSWLVDAQVADLIRIRIGEDSRSTVEQLAVAPVIVGVTVDLDPATLRGLPVIDTSWQLDAEEAMSTGRWHLPTGQSFKASTFTGLAGDLVYADPDVAQAVFTKRDELIARFVREGNTLEVAHETLFLQAAWLTTPGAQELARVEPIRQLLAGLDDGVRRWDEFAGLASEVGEPVPSETPADQVDVYSMPTQPIDPWQVDDEPTGIEAALIGAARLGAAGVDVEALIAEGRIADRIDDHPEELRASLRDVAAALHPLEDTLHGEDR; this is encoded by the coding sequence ATGCAGCAGCTCATCTACGGCAGTGCAGACCAGATCTCGGGCAGGCAGGTCGGCGGGTGGGGCGTGCTCCACGGGACGCCCGATCTGACCGCGGAGACCCAGCGGAGGCTGCTCGCGCTGACCAGCGTCGCCCTCCCCTCTACGCTGCCCCAGTTCCCCTCCGCGGAGCAGCTGGCGCAGCGGACGGTGCGATTCCGCCTCGACCCTTCGGAGGCCGAGTACGCGGCCTGCCGCAGCGTCGAGGCGGGCACCGACCACACCGGTCGACCTGGCAACGTCGTGTCGCACTGCGCGTTGATCCCGGCAGATGACCGCCTCCGCCCCGTCGACTGGTTCTTCTCACCCGGCTGGGCGATGCCGTACGGCCCGCGGCAGATCGCCGAGACCCGGCTCCCCGCCGAGCTGCCCGCCCCGTCCGGTTGGGCGGAGACGGCGGCCTGGCTGCGAGCCGACCCGGCCCGCACCGCGCGGATCCGGTGGATCGTCGACGTGGCGGCCACCGTCCTGCTCGACGCGCAGCGGCTGGTGCTGAAGTCGCCGACGGCCGAGGAGGCCGCACGGTGGGCCTCGGTGCTGAGCTGGCTCGTCGACGCCCAGGTGGCCGACCTGATCCGGATCCGGATCGGCGAGGACTCGCGCTCGACGGTCGAGCAGCTCGCCGTCGCCCCCGTGATCGTCGGCGTCACCGTCGACCTCGATCCGGCGACGCTGCGCGGGCTTCCCGTGATCGACACGTCCTGGCAGCTCGACGCCGAGGAGGCCATGAGCACCGGCCGCTGGCACCTGCCAACCGGTCAGAGCTTCAAGGCCTCGACCTTCACCGGGCTGGCCGGCGACCTCGTCTATGCGGACCCCGACGTCGCGCAGGCGGTGTTCACGAAGCGTGACGAGCTGATCGCCCGGTTCGTCCGGGAGGGCAACACGCTGGAGGTGGCGCACGAGACCCTCTTCCTGCAGGCCGCCTGGCTGACCACCCCAGGAGCGCAGGAGTTGGCTCGGGTCGAGCCGATCCGGCAGTTGCTCGCCGGCCTCGACGACGGCGTGCGTCGCTGGGACGAGTTCGCGGGGCTCGCGTCCGAGGTGGGCGAGCCCGTCCCGTCGGAGACCCCGGCCGATCAGGTCGACGTCTATTCGATGCCGACCCAGCCGATCGACCCGTGGCAGGTCGACGACGAACCCACCGGCATCGAGGCCGCGCTGATCGGTGCGGCCCGGCTCGGGGCCGCGGGCGTGGACGTCGAGGCGCTGATCGCCGAGGGTCGGATCGCGGACCGGATCGACGATCATCCCGAGGAGCTGCGCGCGTCGCTGCGGGACGTGGCCGCCGCGCTCCACCCGCTCGAAGACACCCTGCACGGAGAGGACCGCTGA
- a CDS encoding TRAFAC clade GTPase domain-containing protein, whose translation MTVCPRCYAHVGVSGACAQCGFDVPIEWLTSTQLGIAITGARTAGKSVLIGVMMDQFEYFLGQQHQSFLTPLGDTKERFDHKYREPLYEQRNLLKPTPPAEQEELEPLLWSFEYGGQRVCLSIMDAAGEDFESLAPTDSRFRYLGFADLIVALVDPLKVPGVSAVLEGVVTVPRGSGHDLEVMRAVLAARAAHRQQGGPDQVLGIVLSKFDVLQRMRELSATPWQSIFNRPGSTLQRDPSMVSAFDNRDDADLLQHELHGLLGQLGASMLLAAASDAQIPYRLFATSALGSEPNASTIGRGGIVPFRVLDVLQAGLTKKIGGN comes from the coding sequence ATGACGGTGTGCCCGCGCTGTTACGCGCACGTCGGGGTGAGCGGGGCGTGCGCCCAGTGCGGGTTCGACGTGCCCATCGAGTGGCTGACCTCGACGCAGCTCGGCATCGCCATCACCGGCGCCCGCACCGCGGGCAAGTCGGTGCTGATCGGCGTGATGATGGACCAGTTCGAGTACTTCCTCGGCCAGCAGCACCAGAGCTTCCTCACCCCGCTCGGCGACACGAAGGAACGCTTCGACCACAAGTACCGCGAGCCGCTGTACGAGCAGCGAAACCTGCTCAAGCCCACCCCTCCCGCCGAGCAGGAGGAGCTGGAGCCGCTGCTGTGGAGCTTCGAGTACGGCGGACAGCGGGTGTGCCTTTCGATCATGGACGCGGCCGGGGAGGACTTCGAGTCGCTCGCGCCGACCGACTCCCGGTTCCGCTATCTCGGCTTCGCCGACCTGATCGTCGCCCTCGTCGACCCGCTGAAGGTGCCTGGAGTCAGCGCCGTGCTCGAGGGCGTCGTCACCGTCCCCCGCGGCTCGGGTCACGACCTCGAGGTGATGCGCGCGGTCCTCGCGGCCCGCGCCGCGCACCGTCAGCAGGGCGGGCCCGACCAGGTGCTCGGCATCGTGTTGTCCAAGTTCGACGTGCTGCAGCGGATGCGCGAGCTGTCGGCCACCCCGTGGCAGTCGATCTTCAACCGGCCTGGCTCGACGCTGCAGCGCGACCCGTCGATGGTCAGCGCCTTCGACAACCGCGACGACGCCGACCTGCTGCAGCACGAGCTGCACGGCCTGCTCGGCCAGCTCGGGGCGTCGATGCTGCTCGCCGCGGCCTCCGACGCTCAGATCCCGTACCGCCTGTTCGCCACCTCGGCGCTCGGCTCCGAGCCGAACGCCTCGACGATCGGCCGCGGGGGGATCGTGCCGTTCCGTGTGCTTGATGTGCTGCAGGCGGGCCTGACCAAGAAGATCGGGGGCAACTGA
- a CDS encoding TerD family protein has product MPKRLLQGAAVNLVDGNEEPVRRVLFGATWSSVGVDVDMCALLLTRSGAGYRVPSEQDFLYRNRRTTPDRSAFLTYLTPGQSIGPDRAQIMLDFGSMNPEVSRVVIAMSALRQGGLLREMGTLRTRAMDLATGETMYVYQHGNAAALDTQCITLWTLDRTGNRWQARVSATPYPGGPPALVRDYGAKAS; this is encoded by the coding sequence ATGCCGAAGCGACTGCTGCAGGGCGCGGCCGTCAACCTCGTCGACGGCAACGAGGAGCCGGTGCGCCGGGTCCTGTTCGGGGCGACCTGGTCGAGCGTCGGCGTCGACGTCGACATGTGTGCGCTGCTGCTGACCCGCAGCGGGGCCGGTTACCGGGTGCCCTCCGAGCAGGACTTCCTCTACCGCAACCGGCGCACGACGCCGGACCGCAGTGCCTTCCTCACCTACCTGACGCCCGGGCAGTCGATCGGCCCCGACCGGGCGCAGATCATGCTCGACTTCGGCTCGATGAACCCTGAGGTGAGCCGGGTCGTGATCGCCATGTCGGCCCTGCGCCAGGGAGGGCTGCTGCGGGAGATGGGTACGTTGCGGACGCGGGCGATGGATCTGGCCACCGGCGAGACCATGTACGTCTACCAGCACGGCAACGCGGCAGCCCTCGACACGCAGTGCATCACGCTGTGGACGCTCGACCGCACGGGCAACCGCTGGCAGGCCCGCGTCTCGGCCACCCCCTATCCCGGCGGTCCGCCTGCGCTCGTGCGCGACTACGGGGCAAAGGCCTCGTAG
- a CDS encoding lactonase family protein has translation MAEQTLILVGNDKGGTISTLRLDGEKLSEVAVTEVGVGCSTFAIDRDRDLVYCAVKDPEPAIVTLSLDRATGELTEIARRPVDDPLAYIGITPHALLGASYHGGWGASWQRVDGVVGPEVTRFENRNVHAAVPDPLNRNAYFTSLGDDLIAQFSIGTEGELIELSEPKVKLTPGIGPRHLVLSDDDRHAYLLTEFTGEVIRFDRSEGGRLSRAEDVWFYDGSSGIQNSAYGWDPRKDHQIWGADLALAGGGRWLLCTERTESTVGAVELTPKGHLSDHVVLSKVEAQPRSLTVAPGGDLVVVVGELSDHAGLYRLETDGRLTELDRIHTGKGPNWVRFA, from the coding sequence ATGGCTGAACAGACACTGATCCTCGTCGGCAACGACAAGGGCGGAACCATCTCGACCCTTCGACTCGACGGCGAGAAGCTGTCCGAGGTGGCCGTGACGGAGGTGGGCGTCGGCTGCAGCACCTTCGCGATCGACCGTGATCGCGACCTCGTCTACTGCGCGGTCAAGGACCCGGAGCCTGCGATCGTGACGCTGAGCCTCGACCGTGCCACGGGGGAGCTGACCGAGATCGCCCGGCGACCTGTCGACGACCCGCTCGCCTACATCGGCATCACGCCCCACGCGCTGCTCGGGGCGTCGTACCACGGCGGCTGGGGCGCGAGCTGGCAGAGGGTTGACGGTGTCGTCGGCCCCGAGGTCACGCGCTTCGAGAACCGCAACGTCCACGCCGCGGTGCCCGATCCGCTGAACCGCAACGCCTACTTCACCTCGCTCGGTGACGACCTGATCGCGCAATTCTCGATCGGCACCGAGGGCGAGTTGATCGAGCTGTCCGAGCCGAAGGTGAAGCTCACACCGGGGATCGGACCGCGGCACCTGGTCCTGTCGGACGACGATCGGCACGCGTACCTGCTGACCGAGTTCACCGGCGAGGTGATCCGCTTCGACCGCAGCGAGGGCGGCCGGCTGAGCAGGGCCGAGGACGTGTGGTTCTACGACGGCTCCTCCGGCATCCAGAACAGCGCCTACGGCTGGGATCCGCGCAAGGACCACCAGATCTGGGGAGCCGACCTGGCCCTCGCGGGCGGGGGCAGGTGGCTGCTGTGCACCGAGCGGACCGAGTCGACCGTCGGCGCCGTCGAGCTGACGCCGAAGGGGCACCTGAGCGATCACGTCGTCCTGTCGAAGGTCGAGGCTCAACCGCGCAGCCTGACGGTCGCGCCCGGTGGCGACCTGGTCGTCGTGGTCGGCGAGCTGTCCGATCATGCCGGCCTCTACCGTCTGGAGACGGACGGCCGCCTGACCGAACTCGACCGGATCCACACCGGAAAGGGGCCGAACTGGGTGCGCTTCGCCTGA
- a CDS encoding VOC family protein, translating into MNPYLNFAADAREAMEFYQSIFGGELSVVSFSDAQMDEEMPSSGTMHAMLTTPDFVFLASDAMLGAEETWGGTRNYISLGSTDKELLTGWFEKLSEGGNVGVPLAPQQWGAVFGLGMDRYGIGWMVNIYQG; encoded by the coding sequence ATGAACCCGTACCTCAACTTCGCAGCCGACGCCCGCGAGGCGATGGAGTTCTACCAGTCGATCTTCGGCGGGGAACTCAGCGTCGTCAGCTTCTCGGACGCGCAGATGGACGAGGAGATGCCGTCCAGCGGGACGATGCACGCCATGCTGACTACGCCCGACTTCGTGTTCTTGGCCTCCGACGCCATGCTGGGCGCCGAGGAAACGTGGGGCGGCACCCGCAACTACATCTCGCTCGGCAGCACAGACAAGGAGTTGCTCACCGGCTGGTTCGAGAAGCTGTCCGAGGGAGGCAACGTCGGTGTGCCGCTCGCCCCGCAGCAGTGGGGCGCCGTGTTCGGCCTCGGCATGGACCGCTACGGCATCGGGTGGATGGTCAACATCTACCAGGGCTGA
- the arsA gene encoding arsenical pump-driving ATPase encodes MSDLPRYVFFTGKGGVGKTSIACATAVNLADSGRRVLLVSTDPASNVAQVLDQTIGNQITRIAAVDRLSAIEIDPEAAAEAYREKIIGPVRGLLPEAELASITEQLSGSCTTEIASFNEFTDLLTNVQGTAEHDHVVFDTAPTGHTIRLLQLPGEWTAFLDEGKGDASCLGPMSGLDKTRTQYAQTLAKLSDPAATALVLVTRAQKASLDEAARTAEELAALGITEQRLVINAVLDEAAGNDALARAVIAREQQAIGNMPLALRALGTSQIPLRASGIVGLDNIRALLAVTNSAPPNPLAAPSAPSSTTSSIADMVDELAQDDHGLVMCMGKGGVGKTTAAAAIALALAHKGKRVHLSTTDPAGRLDQSLGEAVENLTTSRIDPEEATRAYRDRVLATKGSRLDEAGKAQLLEDLRSPCTEEVAVFGEFSHLVSRAKEEFVVIDTAPTGHTLLLMDATGSYHREIVRGMGPDARIVTPLMRLQDPDLTRIVIVTLPDATPVQEAADLDADLRRAGIVPWGWVVNQAISQTGTQHPLLAARAEAEAPHIATVNTLATRVATIPLLLEEPTEPALLHRLATH; translated from the coding sequence ATGAGCGATCTTCCGCGGTACGTGTTCTTCACCGGCAAGGGCGGGGTCGGGAAGACCTCGATCGCCTGCGCGACTGCAGTCAACCTCGCCGACTCCGGCCGTAGGGTACTGCTTGTCTCGACCGATCCGGCGTCCAACGTCGCCCAGGTTCTGGACCAGACCATCGGCAACCAGATCACCAGGATCGCCGCGGTGGATCGCCTCTCGGCAATCGAGATCGATCCGGAGGCGGCGGCCGAGGCCTACCGCGAGAAGATCATCGGCCCGGTCCGCGGGCTTCTTCCCGAGGCCGAACTCGCCAGCATCACCGAACAACTCTCGGGGTCCTGCACCACCGAGATCGCCTCGTTCAACGAGTTCACCGACCTGCTGACCAACGTGCAAGGAACCGCTGAACACGACCACGTCGTCTTTGACACCGCCCCCACCGGCCACACGATCCGGTTGCTCCAACTCCCCGGGGAGTGGACCGCCTTCCTCGACGAAGGCAAGGGAGACGCCTCATGCCTCGGGCCGATGTCCGGACTGGACAAGACCAGAACCCAGTACGCGCAGACGCTGGCCAAGCTCAGCGACCCCGCCGCCACTGCGCTGGTTCTGGTGACGCGAGCTCAGAAGGCGTCGCTGGACGAGGCTGCCCGAACCGCAGAGGAACTAGCTGCCCTCGGCATCACCGAGCAGCGGCTGGTGATCAACGCCGTGCTTGACGAGGCGGCTGGGAACGACGCCCTTGCGCGGGCAGTCATCGCACGAGAGCAGCAGGCCATCGGCAACATGCCCCTCGCTCTGAGGGCACTGGGGACGTCCCAGATCCCGCTCCGGGCAAGCGGCATCGTCGGACTCGACAACATCCGCGCCCTCCTGGCCGTCACCAACTCAGCCCCGCCCAACCCCCTCGCGGCCCCATCGGCACCGAGCTCGACCACGTCGTCGATTGCCGACATGGTCGACGAGCTCGCCCAAGACGATCACGGCCTGGTCATGTGCATGGGCAAGGGGGGCGTGGGCAAGACCACCGCTGCAGCCGCGATCGCCCTCGCGCTGGCACACAAGGGCAAGCGGGTCCATCTCTCCACCACGGATCCAGCCGGCCGCCTCGACCAGTCCCTGGGGGAGGCCGTCGAGAACCTAACCACGTCACGCATCGACCCCGAAGAGGCAACCCGGGCCTACCGCGACCGGGTACTGGCAACAAAGGGGTCGCGCCTCGATGAGGCAGGCAAGGCACAGCTCCTTGAGGACCTTCGCTCACCCTGCACCGAGGAGGTCGCCGTGTTCGGCGAGTTCTCGCACCTCGTCTCTCGGGCAAAGGAAGAGTTCGTGGTCATCGACACCGCACCGACCGGCCACACTCTCCTTCTCATGGACGCCACCGGCTCGTACCACCGCGAGATCGTCCGCGGCATGGGCCCCGATGCCAGGATCGTGACTCCGCTCATGCGGCTCCAAGACCCCGACCTGACCCGGATCGTCATCGTCACGCTACCCGACGCCACCCCAGTCCAGGAGGCAGCCGACCTCGACGCGGACCTCCGTCGAGCCGGCATTGTTCCGTGGGGATGGGTCGTCAACCAGGCCATCAGTCAGACCGGCACCCAGCACCCGCTCCTCGCCGCACGCGCCGAAGCAGAGGCACCCCACATCGCCACCGTCAACACGCTTGCCACACGAGTCGCAACCATCCCCCTCCTCCTCGAAGAACCCACGGAGCCTGCCTTGCTGCACCGACTCGCCACCCATTAG
- the arsD gene encoding arsenite efflux transporter metallochaperone ArsD → MVSHIDISRYVRFASRIDELQYMEVVMSGQPSVLFVCVKNGGKSQIAAALMRKLGGVSVSSAGTKPGSALNEEAAMAVAERGASMAGEMPRLINAEEVAGVDRVVVLGAEAVVEPVAGMRGRIETWITDEPSQRGIEGMERMRLVVADIAARVETLHDELLGPATPQIRVFEPALCCNTGVCGTDVDEALVTFTADLDYLKAQGVDIARHNLANNPTAFAENPVASDFLRVAGSAGLPLVLVDQVTVATGRYPDRDELRRLAGLADDLGFAADNSCCEGTEAAGCCPEPVAPQQTARCTPTSAATGCC, encoded by the coding sequence ATGGTAAGCCATATTGACATCTCTCGATATGTCCGGTTTGCTTCTCGTATTGATGAGCTTCAATACATGGAGGTTGTGATGAGTGGTCAGCCGTCGGTGCTGTTCGTCTGCGTGAAGAACGGTGGAAAATCCCAGATCGCGGCAGCGTTGATGCGGAAACTGGGGGGCGTGAGCGTGTCTTCGGCAGGCACCAAGCCTGGTTCGGCGCTTAACGAGGAGGCTGCCATGGCGGTGGCGGAACGGGGTGCCTCGATGGCAGGCGAGATGCCCCGCCTGATCAACGCCGAGGAGGTCGCGGGCGTGGATCGGGTCGTGGTGCTCGGCGCGGAGGCAGTGGTGGAGCCGGTGGCGGGTATGCGTGGCCGGATCGAGACATGGATCACCGACGAGCCGTCGCAGCGTGGCATCGAAGGGATGGAGCGGATGCGGCTGGTCGTAGCGGACATCGCGGCCAGGGTGGAGACGTTGCATGACGAACTCCTCGGCCCGGCAACTCCTCAGATTCGAGTGTTCGAGCCAGCGCTGTGCTGCAACACCGGGGTGTGTGGCACAGACGTGGACGAGGCTCTGGTGACGTTCACAGCCGACCTTGACTACCTCAAGGCACAAGGCGTCGACATCGCCCGCCATAACTTGGCCAACAACCCGACCGCCTTTGCGGAGAACCCAGTCGCCTCCGACTTCCTCCGCGTTGCCGGCTCAGCGGGTCTGCCGTTGGTCCTAGTCGATCAGGTGACCGTCGCAACAGGTCGCTACCCCGATCGAGACGAGCTTCGCAGGCTCGCGGGTCTTGCTGACGACCTCGGCTTCGCGGCTGACAACTCTTGTTGCGAAGGAACCGAGGCAGCAGGGTGCTGTCCGGAGCCAGTAGCTCCACAGCAGACCGCACGCTGCACTCCCACCTCGGCCGCGACGGGGTGCTGCTGA
- a CDS encoding ArsR/SmtB family transcription factor produces the protein MVTTEQLREEPAHCCPDNGETLLDGDNAAVLADVFKALADPTRVRLLRYLADSANGTVCACHLPDALGITQPTLSFHMRKLHDAGLVEREQRGRWAHWSVNAAALDPIRSFLRLETPTGSTCC, from the coding sequence ATGGTGACCACCGAGCAACTTCGCGAAGAGCCCGCACACTGCTGTCCGGATAACGGTGAGACGCTCCTTGACGGCGATAATGCGGCTGTGCTTGCGGACGTCTTCAAGGCGCTCGCCGACCCTACGCGGGTGCGCCTGCTGCGCTACCTGGCCGACTCGGCGAATGGGACCGTCTGCGCCTGCCACCTGCCGGACGCCCTGGGGATCACCCAGCCCACGCTCTCCTTCCATATGCGCAAACTCCATGACGCCGGCCTGGTTGAGCGCGAGCAGCGCGGACGCTGGGCCCACTGGTCGGTCAATGCGGCCGCGCTGGATCCGATCCGCTCTTTCTTGCGACTGGAGACTCCTACTGGATCTACATGCTGTTGA
- a CDS encoding arsenate reductase/protein-tyrosine-phosphatase family protein encodes MELEQRAELYAALGDVTRLRLLDALACGDLTPRALGEELSLPGNLLTHHLGVLEAAGLIHRRRSDADRRSSYIQLADRARPMLSPRLPSQPPPRVAFICTHNSARSQLAAALWRRASNIPSVSAGTEPATRVHPGAILAGRRAGVDISAATPQSLDGVLSKEDLVVSVCDNAGRQLPVDHVHWSLPDPVAVNTRAAFDETCAELNQRVHALADIIQGEP; translated from the coding sequence ATGGAGCTGGAACAGCGTGCGGAACTCTATGCGGCCCTCGGGGATGTCACCCGACTGAGACTGCTCGACGCCTTGGCGTGCGGCGACCTCACCCCGCGGGCCCTGGGGGAGGAACTGTCCCTGCCAGGCAATCTGCTCACCCACCACTTGGGCGTCCTCGAGGCCGCAGGGCTGATCCACCGTCGACGCTCAGATGCGGATCGCAGAAGCAGCTACATCCAGTTGGCCGACCGTGCCCGCCCGATGCTGTCGCCTCGCCTCCCAAGCCAACCTCCGCCGCGTGTGGCCTTCATCTGCACCCACAACTCGGCCAGATCGCAACTGGCCGCGGCCTTGTGGCGGCGGGCCAGCAACATCCCGTCCGTCTCCGCAGGAACCGAGCCGGCGACACGCGTGCATCCGGGAGCCATCCTGGCGGGGCGACGCGCAGGGGTGGATATCAGCGCTGCCACTCCCCAGTCGCTCGACGGCGTGCTGAGTAAGGAAGACCTGGTCGTGAGCGTCTGCGACAACGCAGGCCGGCAGCTCCCGGTTGACCACGTGCACTGGTCGCTACCTGACCCGGTGGCGGTCAACACCCGTGCAGCATTCGACGAGACTTGCGCCGAGCTCAACCAGCGAGTTCACGCCCTCGCCGACATCATCCAAGGAGAACCATGA
- the istA gene encoding IS21 family transposase, whose amino-acid sequence MISVEDWAEIRRLHKSEKMAIKAIARQLGVARNTVRAALASDGPPKYERAPAGSVVDAFEPQIRALLSRTPTMPATVIAERIGWTRSASVLRGKVAELRPLFAPPDPADRTEYQPGEIVQCDLWFPPRIVRVAPDVWMAPPVLTMVAAWSGFIAAVLLPSRTTGDLLAGMWQLLSGSFGGVPKTLVWDNESGIGQHRRLTVAARAFAGTLGTRIFQTRPRDPEAKGVVERANGYLQTSFLPGREFGSPSEFNTQLAAWLPRANQRLLRRTGAAPAARLAAEVAAMTALPPVPPAVGFTDRIRLGRDYYVRVMGNDYSVDPAAIGRFVDITCDLEHVTVSCAGTVVAEHGRCWDLRRTITDPAHVAAAKQLRAAFQSRNTPTTGRVEPSHQVGMRSLSDYDALFNLNTATALSVKEVA is encoded by the coding sequence GTGATCAGCGTGGAGGATTGGGCCGAGATCAGACGGCTCCACAAGTCGGAGAAGATGGCGATCAAGGCGATCGCCCGCCAGTTGGGGGTGGCGCGGAACACGGTGCGGGCGGCGCTAGCATCGGATGGTCCCCCGAAGTATGAACGAGCTCCTGCGGGGTCGGTGGTGGATGCGTTCGAGCCACAGATCCGGGCGTTGCTGTCGAGGACGCCGACGATGCCGGCCACGGTGATCGCGGAGCGGATCGGGTGGACGCGGTCGGCATCGGTGCTGCGGGGCAAGGTCGCCGAGCTGCGGCCGTTGTTCGCGCCGCCGGACCCGGCCGACCGGACCGAGTACCAGCCTGGGGAGATCGTGCAGTGTGATCTGTGGTTCCCGCCCAGGATCGTGCGGGTCGCGCCAGATGTGTGGATGGCGCCGCCGGTGCTGACCATGGTGGCGGCGTGGTCGGGGTTCATCGCCGCGGTGCTGCTGCCGTCTCGGACCACGGGGGATCTGCTGGCGGGGATGTGGCAGCTTCTGTCTGGCAGCTTCGGTGGAGTGCCGAAGACGCTGGTGTGGGACAACGAGTCCGGTATCGGTCAGCATCGCCGCCTGACGGTGGCTGCGCGGGCGTTCGCTGGGACGTTGGGGACCCGCATCTTCCAGACCAGGCCCCGGGATCCGGAGGCCAAGGGGGTGGTGGAACGGGCCAACGGGTATCTGCAGACGTCGTTCCTCCCGGGTCGGGAGTTCGGGTCCCCGTCCGAGTTCAACACCCAACTCGCGGCTTGGCTGCCGCGGGCGAACCAGCGGCTGCTGCGCCGCACCGGCGCTGCTCCCGCGGCACGGTTGGCAGCCGAAGTGGCGGCGATGACCGCGCTGCCACCAGTGCCGCCTGCGGTCGGGTTCACCGACCGGATCAGGTTGGGGCGGGACTACTACGTGCGGGTGATGGGCAACGACTACTCCGTGGACCCGGCCGCCATCGGACGCTTCGTCGACATCACCTGCGATCTGGAGCACGTCACGGTCAGCTGCGCCGGGACCGTGGTGGCCGAGCATGGGCGGTGCTGGGACCTTCGGCGCACGATCACCGACCCAGCCCATGTCGCGGCCGCCAAGCAGCTGCGCGCAGCCTTCCAGTCCCGCAACACCCCGACCACCGGGAGGGTGGAGCCAAGCCATCAGGTCGGGATGCGGTCGCTGAGTGACTACGACGCACTGTTCAACCTGAACACTGCCACCGCGCTGTCGGTGAAGGAGGTGGCGTGA
- the istB gene encoding IS21-like element helper ATPase IstB — protein sequence MTTGKDVAAEIAFLARELKTPVITETFTSLGDQAREAGWSHEEYLAAVLGRQVASRTANGTRMRISAAHFPQVKTMQDFVFDHIPATTRDVVAHLATGTFIAKRENVVLLGPPGTGKTHLAIALGIKAAEASYPVLFDSATGWIHRLAQAHAKGGLERELRRLNRYRLLIIDEVGYLPLDAAAAALFFQLVASRYETGSIIVTSNLPFSRWGETLGDDVVAAATIDRLVHHAHVIGLDGDSYRTRAHRDTINQQTK from the coding sequence ATGACCACCGGCAAGGACGTCGCAGCCGAGATCGCGTTCCTGGCCCGGGAGTTGAAGACCCCGGTGATCACTGAGACCTTCACCTCCCTGGGTGACCAGGCACGGGAGGCCGGCTGGTCCCACGAGGAATACCTCGCCGCGGTCCTGGGCCGGCAGGTCGCCTCCCGCACCGCCAACGGCACCAGGATGAGGATTTCGGCAGCCCACTTCCCACAGGTCAAGACCATGCAGGACTTCGTCTTCGACCACATCCCCGCCACCACCCGCGACGTGGTCGCGCACCTGGCAACTGGCACCTTCATCGCGAAACGGGAGAACGTGGTCCTGCTGGGACCACCCGGGACCGGCAAAACCCACCTGGCGATCGCATTGGGCATCAAGGCCGCCGAAGCGTCCTACCCGGTGTTGTTCGACTCCGCGACCGGCTGGATCCACCGGCTGGCCCAAGCCCATGCCAAGGGCGGTCTCGAGCGAGAACTACGACGGCTGAACCGCTATCGACTGCTCATCATCGACGAAGTCGGATACCTGCCCCTGGACGCCGCCGCAGCAGCGTTGTTCTTCCAACTCGTCGCCTCCCGCTACGAGACCGGCTCGATCATCGTGACCTCGAACCTGCCCTTCAGCCGCTGGGGCGAGACCCTCGGCGACGACGTCGTCGCAGCCGCCACCATCGACCGGCTCGTCCACCACGCCCACGTCATCGGCCTGGACGGCGACTCCTACCGAACCCGCGCACACCGCGACACCATCAACCAGCAAACCAAGTAG